A genomic region of Serratia fonticola contains the following coding sequences:
- a CDS encoding sugar phosphate isomerase/epimerase — protein sequence MNFIASYFTVSGDVFPFGPTEISPFSLEHRLEAIKEAGYNGFGLVYEDLIYNTDLYGIKKLKEIIKKQNFKYLEFEFLTGWFDKGESRRTSDLMRYNFLTLANELEATMIKVAPKIDESPEVLNKSEITEEFYKLAEEAGKYGTEIMLEIMPFSNINNIQDAKDIVVNANSKHGGLLLDIWHLSRGKIPYQKIKEIPLEYIKGVELNDLERYPISPLWRDTINRRLLPGDGVANIDEFIRVLFEHGYNGPFGIEVISESFRKLSLHDMATKSYHAAMKCVKKNQEAG from the coding sequence ATGAACTTTATAGCATCTTATTTTACAGTCTCAGGGGATGTTTTCCCTTTTGGGCCAACAGAAATAAGCCCATTCTCTTTGGAACATAGGTTAGAAGCGATAAAAGAAGCCGGATACAACGGATTTGGCCTGGTCTATGAGGACTTAATCTACAACACAGATCTATATGGCATTAAGAAGCTAAAGGAAATCATAAAGAAACAAAATTTTAAATACCTTGAATTTGAATTTCTTACCGGCTGGTTTGATAAAGGAGAAAGCAGAAGGACGTCTGACTTGATGAGATACAATTTTTTGACGTTAGCCAATGAATTAGAAGCAACAATGATAAAGGTGGCACCAAAAATTGATGAGTCCCCAGAAGTCTTAAACAAATCAGAGATTACAGAAGAGTTTTATAAACTGGCTGAAGAAGCAGGCAAGTATGGTACGGAAATCATGCTTGAAATTATGCCATTCAGTAACATTAACAACATACAAGACGCAAAAGATATTGTTGTCAATGCGAACAGCAAACATGGGGGATTGCTGTTGGACATTTGGCACTTAAGCAGAGGAAAAATACCTTACCAAAAAATCAAAGAAATACCATTGGAATACATCAAAGGTGTTGAATTAAATGACTTGGAGAGGTACCCAATATCTCCTTTGTGGCGAGACACAATTAACAGACGACTTTTACCTGGCGACGGTGTTGCCAATATCGATGAGTTCATTCGGGTTTTATTTGAACATGGATACAACGGTCCTTTTGGCATTGAGGTTATTTCTGAAAGCTTCAGAAAGTTATCTTTGCATGATATGGCAACCAAGTCATATCATGCTGCGATGAAATGTGTCAAAAAGAACCAAGAGGCAGGGTAA
- a CDS encoding glucose-6-phosphate isomerase family protein has translation MSILLKVFLGFAIIASFQVSARLDISQSNKVIFESISSEDDHPIIVGPAGEIFDFIRTGKTTCGAFLLAKAIIPPGAGPLPHVHHYTNEWFYTPEKGIAIYMGESQYKETKLAPDIIGRDDVHIKIMQNDELIYGPKYYIHGFFNTTEKDLILYFVWTPDTKETSILDYFIASGIQIGNVNEQYNISQVNAIKFVTLAPKYGINQSHDFWQYVKDVHFTTDKMDDNKAGLIELLQSMQKCNTF, from the coding sequence ATGTCAATCTTACTTAAAGTATTCCTTGGTTTCGCTATAATTGCCTCCTTTCAAGTCAGTGCCAGGCTGGACATTTCACAAAGTAATAAGGTTATTTTTGAAAGCATATCCAGTGAAGATGATCACCCTATTATCGTTGGCCCTGCCGGGGAAATTTTTGATTTTATAAGGACAGGTAAGACAACTTGTGGTGCCTTCCTGTTAGCCAAGGCCATAATCCCCCCTGGGGCCGGGCCACTCCCACACGTACATCATTATACTAACGAATGGTTTTACACCCCAGAAAAAGGTATTGCCATATATATGGGCGAGTCTCAGTATAAAGAGACTAAGCTGGCACCTGACATCATTGGAAGAGATGATGTACATATAAAAATCATGCAGAATGATGAGTTAATATATGGGCCTAAATACTATATTCATGGTTTCTTTAACACAACAGAGAAAGATCTAATACTCTATTTTGTATGGACCCCTGACACGAAAGAAACATCGATACTGGATTATTTTATAGCCTCTGGAATTCAAATTGGCAATGTGAATGAACAGTATAATATAAGCCAAGTAAATGCTATTAAGTTTGTAACATTGGCACCAAAGTACGGAATTAACCAAAGCCATGACTTCTGGCAATATGTAAAAGATGTCCACTTTACCACAGATAAAATGGATGACAATAAAGCGGGACTTATAGAACTACTGCAGTCGATGCAAAAATGTAACACCTTTTAG
- the dtpA gene encoding dipeptide/tripeptide permease DtpA, protein MSTANNKPSENVSLNAFKQPKAFYLIFSIELWERFGYYGLQGIMAVYLVKMLGLSEADSITLFSSFSALVYGFVAIGGWLGDKVLGSKRVIVLGAIVLAAGYAMVAYSGHDIFWVYLGMATIAVGSGLFKANPSSLLSTCYEKDDPRLDGAFTMYYMSVNIGSFFSMLATPWLAAKYGWSVAFSLSVVGMLITLVNFMMCHGWVKQYGSKPDFKPLQVQKLLMVLVGVVALIAISSWLLHNQIIARWALAIISAGIVIVFAKETFALHGAARRKMIVAFLLMLEAVVFFVLYSQMPTSLNFFAIHNVEHNILGIAFEPEQYQALNPFWIMLASPILAALYNKMGDRLPMPHKFAFGMILCSGAFLVLPWGASFANEQGIVSVNWLILSYALQSIGELMISGLGLAMVAQLVPQRLMGFIMGSWFLTTAAAALIAGKVAGLTAVPSDINDAHASLAIYSHVFMQIGIATAVIAVLMMLTAPKLYRMTLDTAEDTEKKAQAAAAN, encoded by the coding sequence GTGTCAACTGCAAACAACAAACCATCGGAAAACGTTAGCCTTAACGCGTTTAAGCAGCCAAAGGCGTTCTACCTGATATTCTCGATCGAACTCTGGGAACGTTTCGGTTATTACGGCCTGCAAGGCATCATGGCTGTTTACCTGGTCAAAATGCTGGGTCTGAGTGAGGCCGATTCCATTACGCTGTTCTCTTCTTTCAGTGCGCTGGTCTATGGCTTCGTCGCCATTGGCGGCTGGTTGGGGGATAAAGTACTCGGTTCCAAGCGCGTGATCGTCTTGGGGGCCATCGTTCTGGCAGCCGGTTACGCCATGGTGGCCTATTCTGGCCATGACATTTTCTGGGTCTATCTGGGCATGGCTACCATCGCCGTAGGTAGCGGTCTGTTCAAGGCCAACCCTTCTTCCCTGCTGTCTACCTGCTATGAAAAAGACGATCCGCGTTTGGACGGTGCATTTACCATGTACTATATGTCCGTTAATATCGGTTCGTTCTTCTCTATGCTGGCAACCCCATGGCTGGCAGCGAAATACGGCTGGAGCGTCGCCTTCTCGTTGAGCGTGGTCGGTATGCTGATCACGTTGGTCAACTTTATGATGTGTCACGGCTGGGTCAAGCAATACGGTTCCAAACCTGACTTTAAGCCTTTGCAGGTTCAGAAACTGCTGATGGTGCTGGTGGGTGTGGTTGCGTTAATCGCAATCTCCAGTTGGCTGCTGCACAATCAGATCATCGCGCGCTGGGCACTGGCTATCATCTCAGCCGGGATTGTGATTGTCTTTGCCAAAGAAACCTTCGCACTGCACGGTGCTGCACGCCGCAAGATGATCGTCGCGTTCCTGCTGATGCTGGAAGCCGTGGTGTTCTTCGTGCTGTACAGCCAGATGCCGACGTCTCTGAACTTCTTTGCTATCCACAACGTGGAACATAATATCCTGGGTATTGCCTTTGAGCCTGAGCAATACCAAGCACTGAACCCGTTCTGGATCATGTTGGCCAGCCCTATCCTTGCCGCGCTGTACAACAAGATGGGCGATCGTTTACCGATGCCACACAAATTTGCCTTCGGGATGATCCTCTGTTCTGGTGCCTTCCTGGTGCTGCCATGGGGGGCAAGCTTTGCTAATGAACAAGGTATTGTTTCCGTTAACTGGCTGATCCTGAGCTATGCACTGCAAAGTATCGGTGAACTGATGATCTCCGGCCTGGGTCTGGCGATGGTTGCTCAATTGGTTCCACAGCGCCTGATGGGCTTCATCATGGGCTCTTGGTTCCTGACCACCGCGGCTGCCGCGTTAATCGCCGGTAAAGTGGCCGGTCTGACCGCCGTACCGAGTGATATCAACGATGCACATGCTTCTTTGGCCATCTATAGCCACGTGTTTATGCAGATTGGTATCGCCACCGCCGTTATTGCAGTACTGATGATGCTGACCGCACCTAAACTGTACCGCATGACGTTGGATACCGCAGAAGACACCGAGAAGAAAGCGCAGGCCGCTGCCGCTAACTGA
- a CDS encoding prolyl oligopeptidase family protein, whose protein sequence is MTSLPDSIRLGMAAEQLPPDTDDFLWLEALQGKPALTWVEQQNQRTLTRFAQGKAFPQVETQVLDILNKDTQIPWVTQYGQFYYNFWQDQHHPRGLWRRTTLQEYRKDEPEWETVLDIDALGKAEGKDWVYHGSQALSPDYRYCLLHLSPDGGDAVVVREFDLVSKQFVEHGFVLPVAKSRVSWIDKDRLFVATDFGPGSMTQSGYPRIAKIWQRGTPLSAAQPLYEAQAEDMSVFAYHDSTPGFARSYVGRSLDFYRKEVFVLNAQGDKIRIEVPDDAWVSGHREWLLIKLSSEWQLGDQRYPSGALLAANFNDYLAGKRSLSVLFTPSASVALSGYASTRDHLILSIMDNVVNRLEVLTPQGNQWRSRPLGQPGAVNTISATGINDETNAYFLTVSGFLQPTSLYMGDLDSGNEELLKQAPQDFDATSYQVSQHFAQSNDGTRVPYFQIAAKTLQLDGKNPTLLYGYGGFEVPLLPGYLGAKAPAWLERGGVYVVANIRGGGEYGPAWHQAALKQNRHRAYEDFAAVAQDLIARKVTSSPHLGARGGSNGGLLVGNMLTLYPQLFGAIVCEVPLLDMQRYTQLSAGASWIAEYGDPTQPQEWAYIKTFSPYHNIKTQVAYPPVLFYTATSDDRVNPSHARKMAARMQQMGYSQAYFYENTEGGHSASADKKQSAFHSALVSEFLWDTLSGGAVK, encoded by the coding sequence ATGACTTCACTACCTGACAGTATCCGCCTGGGCATGGCGGCAGAGCAGTTACCCCCAGACACTGATGATTTTTTGTGGTTGGAAGCGTTGCAGGGCAAACCGGCGTTAACCTGGGTAGAACAACAGAATCAACGTACCCTGACCCGTTTTGCCCAAGGTAAGGCTTTTCCCCAGGTAGAAACTCAAGTGCTCGATATTCTTAACAAGGACACCCAGATCCCGTGGGTAACCCAATACGGGCAATTCTATTACAACTTTTGGCAGGATCAGCACCATCCGCGTGGGCTTTGGCGGCGTACCACCTTGCAGGAATACCGTAAGGACGAACCAGAGTGGGAAACCGTGCTGGATATTGACGCCTTGGGCAAAGCTGAGGGCAAGGATTGGGTTTACCACGGTTCGCAAGCGTTGTCGCCGGATTATCGTTACTGTCTGCTACACCTGTCGCCTGATGGTGGGGATGCCGTGGTGGTTCGTGAATTCGATCTGGTCAGTAAACAGTTCGTTGAGCATGGCTTTGTCTTGCCTGTGGCCAAGAGCCGGGTTTCCTGGATCGATAAAGACAGGCTGTTTGTTGCGACAGATTTTGGCCCAGGTTCCATGACTCAGTCTGGCTATCCCCGGATAGCAAAAATCTGGCAGCGGGGCACACCGCTGAGTGCCGCCCAGCCTCTCTATGAGGCGCAAGCGGAGGATATGTCGGTCTTTGCCTATCACGACTCGACGCCGGGTTTTGCGCGTAGCTATGTTGGTCGTAGCCTTGACTTCTACCGTAAAGAGGTCTTTGTCCTGAATGCGCAGGGCGACAAGATCAGGATCGAGGTTCCTGACGATGCCTGGGTTAGCGGCCATCGTGAATGGTTATTGATCAAGCTGAGCAGTGAATGGCAATTAGGCGATCAGCGTTATCCCTCTGGGGCCTTACTTGCGGCTAACTTTAACGACTATCTGGCGGGCAAGCGGTCGCTGTCGGTGCTGTTTACCCCGAGTGCGAGCGTGGCGTTGAGTGGTTATGCCAGCACGCGTGACCATCTGATCCTCAGCATCATGGATAACGTCGTTAACCGGCTGGAAGTGTTGACGCCGCAGGGTAATCAATGGCGGAGCAGGCCGTTGGGACAGCCGGGCGCGGTCAATACGATTTCTGCCACTGGGATTAACGATGAAACCAATGCCTATTTCCTGACCGTGAGTGGTTTCCTGCAACCGACCTCGCTCTATATGGGGGATCTGGACAGCGGTAATGAAGAGCTGCTCAAGCAAGCGCCACAAGATTTTGATGCGACGAGCTATCAGGTGAGCCAACATTTTGCTCAGTCGAACGATGGCACACGGGTGCCATATTTCCAGATTGCCGCCAAAACCCTGCAACTGGATGGCAAAAACCCGACGCTATTGTACGGCTACGGTGGCTTTGAGGTACCGCTGCTGCCGGGATATCTCGGTGCCAAGGCTCCGGCCTGGCTGGAGCGTGGCGGGGTTTATGTCGTTGCCAATATTCGAGGCGGTGGTGAGTATGGTCCGGCTTGGCATCAGGCCGCGCTGAAACAGAATCGCCATCGTGCTTATGAAGACTTTGCTGCGGTCGCGCAGGATCTGATTGCGCGAAAAGTGACATCGTCACCTCATCTTGGCGCACGCGGTGGCAGTAATGGTGGGCTATTGGTCGGCAACATGCTGACGCTGTATCCGCAATTATTTGGCGCCATCGTCTGTGAAGTGCCGTTATTGGATATGCAGCGTTATACCCAGCTTTCTGCGGGGGCCTCTTGGATTGCCGAGTATGGTGATCCAACCCAGCCACAGGAATGGGCCTATATCAAAACCTTTTCACCCTATCACAACATCAAAACCCAGGTAGCTTACCCGCCGGTGCTGTTTTATACCGCTACCAGCGACGATCGCGTTAACCCGTCGCACGCACGTAAGATGGCGGCGCGTATGCAGCAGATGGGCTATTCGCAAGCGTATTTCTATGAGAATACCGAAGGGGGACATAGCGCTTCGGCGGATAAGAAACAATCGGCCTTCCACAGTGCGCTGGTCAGTGAGTTCCTGTGGGATACATTGAGCGGTGGGGCAGTAAAATAG
- a CDS encoding helix-turn-helix domain-containing protein, protein MQDLASHLAQTLKTLRAQRGWSLSQAAENTGVSKAMLGQIERGESSPTVATLWRIATGFNVAFSAFLETAPLQSAAMLHRDGEQPGFNQDNADMRVVPLFPFDRQLGFDIFVIDLAPGALSESSAHETGVIEHVIVIHGQLELAINGVWHHLSSGEAMRFQADCPHAYRNVCSESVRFHDLIHYPRS, encoded by the coding sequence ATGCAGGACCTTGCCAGCCATTTGGCTCAAACACTTAAAACACTGCGTGCCCAGCGCGGCTGGAGCCTCAGCCAGGCCGCAGAAAATACCGGTGTCAGTAAGGCCATGTTGGGGCAGATTGAACGGGGTGAGTCCAGCCCGACGGTCGCGACTTTATGGCGGATTGCAACGGGGTTTAACGTGGCCTTTTCTGCCTTTCTGGAAACGGCCCCGCTGCAATCGGCGGCTATGCTGCATCGTGATGGTGAACAGCCCGGTTTCAATCAGGACAATGCTGATATGCGTGTCGTGCCGCTGTTTCCTTTCGATCGGCAATTGGGCTTCGATATATTTGTCATCGATTTGGCCCCGGGGGCGCTCAGCGAATCCTCCGCCCACGAAACGGGCGTGATTGAACATGTGATTGTTATCCATGGCCAACTTGAGCTGGCGATTAACGGGGTCTGGCATCACCTTTCCAGCGGTGAGGCGATGCGCTTTCAGGCGGATTGCCCCCATGCTTATCGTAATGTCTGTTCTGAGTCAGTGCGTTTCCATGACCTGATCCATTACCCGCGCAGTTAA
- a CDS encoding benzoate/H(+) symporter BenE family transporter, translating to MRPALSLRDFSFSALVAGFVAVLVGYTSSAAIIFQAAAAAGATPIQIGGWLSMLGLGMGVTSLGLSLYYRTPILTAWSTPGAALLVTSLPGTPLNEAIGVFIFASGLILLCGVTGLFAKLMNHIPQAISAAMLAGILLRFGLDAFASLQLNFTLSAGMCLIYLLTRRYLPRYGIVLTLAGGLAIAALQGNIHFAQHALTFAKPTFIAPHFTLSTLLGIGIPFFVVTMASQNAPGIATLKAAGYDVPTSPLIAWTALTALVLAPFGGFTVCIAAITAAICMGSDVHPDPKRRYMAAAAAGGFYLLAGALGGTIGMLFSALPQALIHTIAGLALLGTIAGSLQRALQDEKQRDAAVITFLITASGLTLLGIGAAFWGLIGGVLAYAVFSLPRRMPSL from the coding sequence ATGCGCCCAGCACTCTCTTTACGTGATTTCTCATTTTCAGCCTTGGTTGCCGGTTTTGTGGCGGTGCTGGTGGGCTACACCAGTTCTGCGGCGATTATCTTTCAGGCCGCGGCCGCCGCAGGTGCCACCCCGATACAGATTGGTGGCTGGCTGAGCATGCTTGGGCTGGGGATGGGCGTCACGTCGTTAGGCCTCTCGCTCTATTACCGTACGCCGATCCTGACGGCCTGGTCGACGCCCGGTGCAGCGTTGCTGGTAACCAGTTTGCCAGGGACACCGCTCAATGAGGCAATCGGGGTATTTATTTTCGCCAGCGGCCTGATTCTGCTGTGTGGCGTAACGGGCCTGTTCGCCAAATTAATGAACCACATTCCACAGGCCATTTCTGCCGCGATGTTGGCCGGGATATTACTTCGCTTCGGGTTGGATGCCTTCGCCTCTTTACAGCTCAACTTTACCCTCAGTGCCGGCATGTGCCTGATATACCTGCTCACTCGCCGCTATCTGCCACGTTATGGCATCGTCCTGACATTGGCCGGTGGGCTGGCGATTGCTGCGTTACAGGGTAACATTCATTTTGCCCAACACGCATTGACCTTTGCCAAACCGACGTTTATTGCACCGCACTTCACGCTATCGACCCTGTTGGGGATTGGTATTCCGTTCTTTGTTGTCACCATGGCCTCCCAGAACGCTCCCGGTATTGCCACGCTCAAGGCGGCCGGTTATGACGTACCAACCTCACCACTGATCGCCTGGACTGCGTTGACGGCCTTGGTTTTGGCCCCTTTTGGCGGCTTTACCGTCTGTATTGCCGCGATCACCGCCGCTATCTGTATGGGTTCGGATGTCCATCCGGACCCCAAACGCCGCTACATGGCCGCCGCCGCTGCGGGTGGATTCTATCTGTTGGCTGGGGCATTAGGAGGGACGATTGGCATGCTGTTCAGTGCGTTACCCCAGGCTTTAATTCATACTATCGCCGGATTGGCCCTGCTGGGCACAATTGCCGGTAGCCTGCAACGCGCCCTTCAGGATGAAAAACAGCGGGATGCAGCGGTGATCACCTTCCTGATTACGGCTTCCGGCCTGACGTTGTTGGGTATAGGGGCGGCATTCTGGGGGTTGATCGGCGGTGTTTTGGCTTATGCTGTTTTCTCACTACCACGCCGTATGCCTTCACTTTAG
- a CDS encoding aminoglycoside phosphotransferase family protein, translating into MNQTLAPYLQRWQLEPDGQAFETHSSLLMPVRYQGRPAMLKIAREQEEKFGGLLMCWWQGEGAAQVLAWHDEGILLERAMGHQSLTQMVRSGEDERATAILCRVIARLHMPRAKPYPELIPLHQWFNALWPAAQAHGGMLRLSATVAAELLTSPREQGVLHGDIHHDNVLDFAERGWLVIDPKRLYGERGFDYANIFCNPNYGVATDPDIFHRRLEQVCSLAGLDRCRLLQWILAWAGLSAAWFLEDGEAADIDLRVAELAASALGIALPRNDPGFILPV; encoded by the coding sequence ATAAACCAGACATTGGCTCCTTACCTGCAACGTTGGCAGCTTGAGCCAGATGGTCAAGCGTTCGAGACCCACAGCAGCTTGCTGATGCCGGTACGCTACCAAGGCCGGCCCGCAATGTTGAAGATAGCCCGTGAGCAGGAAGAGAAGTTTGGTGGTTTGCTGATGTGCTGGTGGCAAGGAGAAGGCGCCGCCCAGGTGCTGGCATGGCATGATGAGGGTATTTTGCTGGAGCGGGCGATGGGCCATCAGTCTTTGACACAGATGGTTCGCAGCGGGGAAGATGAACGGGCAACAGCCATTCTGTGCCGGGTGATTGCCCGGTTGCATATGCCTCGAGCAAAGCCTTATCCTGAGCTGATCCCACTGCATCAGTGGTTTAACGCCTTGTGGCCAGCCGCGCAGGCACATGGCGGGATGTTACGCTTGAGTGCTACGGTGGCGGCAGAATTATTGACCAGCCCGCGTGAACAGGGTGTGCTGCACGGTGATATCCATCATGATAACGTGCTGGATTTCGCCGAGCGCGGTTGGTTGGTGATCGACCCCAAGCGTTTGTACGGTGAGCGTGGATTCGATTACGCCAATATCTTCTGTAACCCCAATTACGGTGTCGCTACCGATCCTGATATTTTTCATCGTCGCCTGGAACAGGTTTGCTCGCTAGCCGGGTTGGATCGCTGCCGTCTGCTGCAATGGATATTGGCCTGGGCAGGGCTTTCTGCGGCCTGGTTTTTGGAAGACGGTGAAGCGGCTGATATTGACTTGCGAGTCGCGGAACTGGCGGCGAGTGCCTTGGGGATAGCGCTACCCCGCAACGATCCAGGGTTTATCCTGCCGGTTTAA
- a CDS encoding RidA family protein, whose amino-acid sequence MSSIKRINYAKLPTPGGPYVHAVRHTDTLYVSGLTAFASDAQGQTAQHQVRAILEQLATIAAAEGTNLKSLIKITVFLTDINDLAVIRDVLFDYLDGALPASSLVAVSALFSPDLNVEIEAILAL is encoded by the coding sequence ATGTCATCAATAAAACGCATCAACTACGCAAAACTACCTACACCAGGTGGACCTTATGTGCACGCAGTCCGGCACACCGATACGCTTTACGTTTCAGGTCTCACCGCCTTTGCCAGCGATGCTCAGGGCCAAACGGCACAGCATCAGGTGCGCGCCATTCTGGAACAGCTGGCGACCATTGCCGCTGCCGAAGGCACTAATCTAAAGTCATTGATCAAAATCACCGTATTCCTGACGGATATCAACGATCTGGCCGTCATCCGTGACGTCCTTTTCGATTATCTTGATGGCGCTTTACCCGCAAGTTCATTGGTGGCCGTCAGTGCGCTGTTCTCTCCTGATCTCAACGTAGAGATTGAAGCCATTCTGGCCCTGTAA
- a CDS encoding nuclear transport factor 2 family protein — protein MNSKTVHPEAVIQQQLDAYNARDIEAFMACWAEDAQYYEHPDTLLASGKNEIRERHIARFKEPSLFGERIKRMMVGNLVIDQEVVTRNFPEGRAKMDVIAIYEVELGKIAKAWFKIGPCELDEGAL, from the coding sequence ATGAACAGCAAGACGGTGCACCCAGAAGCCGTTATTCAACAGCAGCTTGATGCTTATAATGCCCGCGATATAGAGGCTTTCATGGCCTGTTGGGCCGAGGATGCGCAATATTACGAACATCCAGATACGTTGCTGGCCAGTGGTAAAAACGAAATTCGTGAGCGACATATTGCACGCTTCAAAGAGCCAAGCCTGTTTGGTGAACGAATTAAAAGGATGATGGTGGGAAACCTGGTGATTGACCAGGAGGTGGTCACGCGTAATTTCCCTGAAGGGCGCGCTAAAATGGACGTGATTGCCATTTACGAGGTCGAACTGGGCAAAATTGCCAAGGCCTGGTTCAAGATTGGGCCGTGTGAACTGGATGAGGGCGCCTTATAG
- a CDS encoding DUF3811 domain-containing protein, with translation MKKLTLKEMTESEQREVKTELDRARKNLERPLTNAEHNKIKDEAIERIMAAREKIAKATRAERKANRAQPTGATFSWTASISTRPHR, from the coding sequence ATGAAGAAACTTACGCTGAAAGAGATGACAGAAAGCGAACAACGTGAAGTAAAAACCGAACTGGACAGAGCGCGCAAAAATCTCGAACGCCCGCTGACCAACGCCGAGCACAACAAAATTAAAGACGAAGCCATCGAACGTATCATGGCGGCACGAGAAAAAATTGCCAAGGCAACCCGCGCAGAACGTAAAGCCAACCGAGCGCAGCCTACAGGCGCGACATTCAGTTGGACAGCGTCGATCAGTACCCGACCACACCGTTGA
- the dapA gene encoding 4-hydroxy-tetrahydrodipicolinate synthase — MASFSGIWVALVTPFNNDDVDFPAVKKLAEHLIASGISGLVVCGSTGEAAALSKEEQLAVLDAVLDVVPAKQVVMGLSGNNMAHTLQMQQAINQRDIAGVLIPAPYYIRPSQAGLVEYFTRLADASRVPVILYNVPYRSGVTFELDTLRQIARHPQVKAIKDCGGEPDVTMALINDGEIDVLTGEDNLILATLCLGGSGAISASAHLHPERFVALVEQVAQGDLAAARRNFYSLLPMIQQMFSFPNPAPVKAALAQQGLIKNELRSPMQTAPQALQQQIASLLEHQALVG, encoded by the coding sequence ATGGCTTCATTTTCCGGCATTTGGGTTGCACTGGTAACCCCATTCAATAATGACGATGTCGATTTCCCGGCAGTGAAAAAACTGGCCGAACATCTGATCGCTTCTGGCATTTCAGGCCTGGTGGTCTGCGGTTCTACCGGCGAAGCCGCTGCGCTGAGCAAAGAAGAGCAGTTAGCCGTCCTTGATGCCGTGCTCGATGTCGTGCCAGCCAAACAGGTGGTGATGGGGCTTTCCGGCAATAATATGGCCCATACTCTGCAGATGCAGCAGGCCATTAACCAGCGTGATATTGCCGGCGTACTGATCCCTGCCCCTTACTATATTCGCCCTTCCCAGGCTGGGCTGGTCGAATATTTTACCCGTCTTGCCGATGCTTCCCGCGTTCCGGTGATTTTGTACAATGTCCCCTATCGTAGCGGGGTAACCTTTGAGTTGGACACGCTTCGGCAGATCGCTCGCCATCCACAGGTCAAGGCCATCAAGGACTGCGGAGGTGAGCCGGACGTGACCATGGCACTGATTAACGACGGTGAGATCGATGTCCTTACCGGGGAAGATAATCTTATCCTGGCGACGTTATGTCTGGGCGGCAGCGGTGCCATTTCCGCATCAGCACATCTTCACCCAGAACGTTTTGTCGCGCTGGTTGAACAGGTCGCTCAGGGCGATCTGGCAGCAGCACGCCGCAATTTCTACAGCCTGTTGCCGATGATCCAGCAGATGTTCAGCTTCCCTAACCCTGCCCCTGTTAAAGCCGCGCTGGCCCAGCAAGGGTTGATCAAAAATGAATTGCGCTCGCCGATGCAAACCGCGCCACAGGCATTGCAACAACAGATCGCCAGCCTGCTTGAACACCAGGCCCTGGTGGGCTAA
- the gstA gene encoding glutathione transferase GstA, whose amino-acid sequence MKLFYKAGACSLSPHIVLREAGLDFTAEKVDLAQKKTESGADYLKINPKGQVPALVLDDGSLLTEGVAIVQYLADRVPDRNLIPAAGTLSRYHAIEWLNYVATELHKGFSPLFNPKTPDEYKVIARDKLASQFNYLDSVLEKQHYLLGNRFSVADAYLFTVLRWAQALQFDLKKHTHLTAYIDRVAARPAVEATLSAEGLK is encoded by the coding sequence ATGAAATTGTTCTATAAAGCTGGCGCCTGTTCCCTGTCACCCCATATCGTATTGCGCGAGGCCGGGCTGGATTTTACTGCAGAAAAAGTCGATTTGGCGCAGAAGAAAACAGAAAGTGGCGCCGACTATCTGAAGATCAACCCGAAGGGACAAGTCCCGGCGTTGGTGCTTGACGATGGCAGTCTGCTGACCGAAGGCGTAGCCATTGTGCAGTATCTGGCAGACCGCGTGCCGGACCGCAACCTGATCCCGGCTGCCGGGACGCTTTCCCGCTATCATGCGATCGAATGGCTGAACTATGTTGCCACCGAGCTGCATAAAGGCTTCAGCCCACTGTTTAACCCGAAAACGCCGGACGAATACAAGGTCATTGCCCGTGATAAATTAGCCAGCCAGTTCAACTATCTGGATTCCGTGCTGGAGAAACAGCATTACCTGTTGGGTAACCGTTTCAGCGTGGCGGATGCGTATCTGTTCACCGTGTTGCGTTGGGCGCAGGCTTTACAGTTTGATCTCAAGAAGCACACGCATCTGACGGCGTATATCGATCGCGTCGCGGCACGCCCTGCGGTGGAAGCAACGTTGAGTGCAGAAGGTTTGAAGTAA